Proteins from one Amycolatopsis benzoatilytica AK 16/65 genomic window:
- a CDS encoding response regulator, whose product MIKLMFADDEELVRSGLRAMMSGAADIEIVGEASDGRSAVEVARRYHPDVALLDIKMRAPDDGIRALRAILALPDPPTVAMLTTFDIDEYVSLALRLGANGFLLKDIDPAALLRAVRDLAKGGAVLDPGVAVRMVQSHRDEQRAAQPARKLLASLSEREREVVALIGQGLSNAEIGGRLHLSEATVKGYVSAVLSKIGAANRVQAALLAYRGGLIDQ is encoded by the coding sequence TCAGGGCTGCGCGCCATGATGTCCGGTGCTGCGGACATCGAAATCGTGGGCGAGGCCAGCGACGGCAGATCAGCGGTCGAGGTAGCCCGCCGCTATCACCCGGACGTCGCGCTGCTCGACATCAAGATGCGCGCGCCCGACGACGGCATTCGCGCGCTCCGGGCGATCCTGGCGCTGCCCGATCCGCCCACCGTCGCCATGCTGACCACCTTCGACATCGACGAGTACGTCAGCCTTGCGCTGCGGCTCGGCGCCAACGGCTTCCTGCTGAAGGACATCGATCCGGCGGCGCTGCTGCGCGCGGTCCGCGACCTCGCCAAGGGCGGTGCCGTCCTGGACCCGGGCGTGGCCGTGCGGATGGTGCAGAGCCACCGCGACGAGCAGCGGGCCGCCCAGCCGGCGCGCAAGCTGCTGGCCTCGCTGTCCGAACGCGAACGCGAGGTCGTCGCGCTGATCGGCCAGGGCCTTTCGAACGCCGAGATCGGCGGGCGGCTGCACCTGTCCGAGGCGACCGTCAAGGGGTATGTCTCGGCGGTGCTGTCGAAGATCGGCGCCGCCAACCGGGTGCAGGCCGCGCTGCTGGCCTACCGCGGCGGACTCATCGACCAGTAG